One Melitaea cinxia chromosome 20, ilMelCinx1.1, whole genome shotgun sequence DNA segment encodes these proteins:
- the LOC123663496 gene encoding peptidoglycan-recognition protein LB-like: MSLSAAFIFLSAAVTVFGLPQPRLQARENSHNFVLVSRSEWNARPPTIVVRLETPVEFVVIHHTYQPGACHSTEQCSQAMRGMQNYHQESNGWGDIGYNFAVGGDGKAYEGRGWNAVGAHTYGFNIKSIGIVLIGDWRFEIPPAKQLEVVHKLIAVGVEMGIIRPDYKLIGHRQAGSTECPGEALFNEISKWDHFQREV; encoded by the exons ATGTCTTTAAGCGCAGCTTTTATATTTCTAAGTGCTGCAGTTACAGTATTCGGTCTACCTCAACCACGACTACAAGCCAGAGAAAACT CACACAATTTCGTCTTAGTCTCCCGAAGTGAGTGGAACGCAAGACCGCCTACAATCGTTGTACGTCTGGAAACACCAGTAGAATTTGTGGTCATACATCACACGTACCAACCGGGAGCTTGTCATTCAACCGAACAATGCTCTCAGGCTATGCGAGGAATGCAGAACTACCATCAAGAAAGTAACGGATGGGGAGATATTGGTTACAA TTTTGCAGTAGGTGGTGATGGTAAAGCTTACGAGGGACGAGGATGGAATGCAGTCGGTGCACATACGTATGGATTTAACATTAAAAGTATTGGCATTGTGCTAATCGGCGATTGGAGAT tCGAAATCCCGCCTGCAAAACAACTAGAAGTTGTACATAAACTGATCGCAGTTGGAGTCGAAATGGGAATCATCCGCCCTGACTACAAGTTGATTGGTCACCGACAAGCCGGGAGTACTGAATGTCCTGGTGAAGCTTTGTTCAATGAGATCTCCAAGTGGGACCATTTTCAACGTGAAGTTTAG